In the genome of Actinobacillus genomosp. 1, the window ATATTCATATCCGTCGCACTTATGACGGCAAAAGGCCCCTTACGGTTTTTCTCTAAATCGCCGAATGTTTTGCCTTTATACAAGGCAATGTTGAATTGTTCTTGCAGTAGGTCGCCTCGACCGAACTGCGGGGAAGTTAAACGCGGGACGTTAGACAGGGAAAATACTTGGCCGATTACTTCTCGCTGAAAATTTCTCTTCAGAAATTTTTCTTCAAATTTGGGAATCACATCTTGCCCTTCCAGAGCGAAATAACCGGCTAATACCGAACCGCCGGACACGCCGTACACCAAATCGATATTATCAATTAGGCTTGAACCTTTAGCCGTCGGACGAATATGTTCTAATTTGAGTTGTTCTAAAACGCCGTAGCCCAGTGCGGCGGCACGTGTACCGCCGCCGGAAAACATTAAGATAATCAAGTTACCGTCTTCAGTATTTTTATTAATGGTGGATTGTAAACGGTAGCCCTGATTAGGGGTAATTTGCGTAATGGATTGAACCGGTTGATAAGAAACTAAACTACAGGCTGATATGCCGAACGTAACGACTAACCATATTGATCTTTTTAATAATAAAATCGGCTTCATGCGCAGGTATCTCATCAACATAGTTAAGGCCATTGAAACGTTAAAATTATAATTTATGGATAAGAAGAATGATGATAACTAAAAACAAGCAATCCATTTTAATCTCCTTTAAAATTTTTCAAAATGGATTGCTTATTTTATTAAGCTAGAGTTTGTAAATTACCGATTTTCCGGAAGGCAACGCCACCGCAATTTGTAACTTTCCGCCGATAGCGTCAATATAACGTTGAATGGAAGATAATTTTATATCCGTTCCCCGTTTCTCTAACGCCACAACGGAAGGCTGACTAATCTGTAATTTATTCGCGATTT includes:
- a CDS encoding helix-turn-helix domain-containing protein codes for the protein MKEKKLREILKHNKLNRLKTFAEETTMCLDLKLSHLREELQITQQEIANKLQISQPSVVALEKRGTDIKLSSIQRYIDAIGGKLQIAVALPSGKSVIYKL